One genomic segment of Impatiens glandulifera chromosome 6, dImpGla2.1, whole genome shotgun sequence includes these proteins:
- the LOC124944113 gene encoding uncharacterized protein LOC124944113 — protein sequence MKASLICSPLPVVTAGLPFSPSPLLLRPIFNDHHQYNSKSSSSSVSLRNGQYRRLSKKKKRRSISAVITDIVLPPAVADPGQAEVTWQIVVGALAGTAPFVVAGIEFSKRIVAQQRCEVCKGSGLVLRDNKYYFRCPGCGGFLPWQSWKRFFSG from the exons ATGAAAGCTTCTTTGATTTGTTCCCCCCTCCCGGTGGTGACGGCCGGGCTTCCCTTCTCACCTTCCCCGCTCCTCCTCCGTCCGATATTCAATGACCACCACCAGTACAACtctaaatcatcatcatcatccgtTAGCCTCAGAAATGGACAATACCGCCGCttatcgaagaagaagaagcggAGATCCATCTCCGCTGTTATCACCGATATTGTATTGCCCCCCGCAGTTGCAGATCCAGGTCAGGCTGAGGTCACTTGGCAGATTGTCGTTGGTGCTCTCG CTGGCACGGCACCGTTTGTGGTTGCAGGGATCGAGTTCAGCAAGAGAatt GTAGCTCAACAAAGATGTGAAGTATGTAAGGGATCGGGGCTGGTTTTGAGGGACAACAAATATTATTTCCGATGCCCTGGTTGTG GAGGATTTCTCCCATGGCAATCATGGAAAAGATTCTTCTCTGGATGA
- the LOC124944114 gene encoding uncharacterized protein LOC124944114, with protein MNTDITASTKPEYPVIDRNPPFTKTVANFNALDYLRLTTISGISVTVGYLSGIKPNIRGPSMVTGGLIGVMGGFMYAYQNSAGRLMGFFPNEGEVSRYKK; from the exons atgaATACAGATATTACTGCGTCGACGAAGCCCGAGTACCCAGTTATAGATCGAAACCCTCCATTCACCAAGACTGTCGCCAATTTCAACGCCCTTGATTACTTACGTCTTACCACCATCAGTGGCATCTCCGTCACCGTCGGCTACTTGTCGG GGATTAAGCCGAATATTAGGGGTCCGTCTATGGTGACTGGAGGTCTGATCGGTGTGATGGGTGGCTTCATGTATGCTTACCAGAATTCCGCCGGAAGGCTAATGGGTTTCTTCCCCAACGAAGGAGAGGTATCTCGGTACAAAAAGTAG
- the LOC124941319 gene encoding putative DUF21 domain-containing protein At3g13070, chloroplastic: MDALSEASALTRLSFFSAPKRSLLLVSHSHSTFSTRNNIRSTHLHFTAPFPANCTSSLLGRKLFFANPPRNEVFLHGRRRNRDRFRPIMAKFVDGQETSEMVEQFNNNGTTQVLVKRGIVLAAIFCGVLVLGCRKVFAVEGVATAGYDAVGRTKLLLKGSWPKIFQVLLVLKEQGLILAALLGLSAFFSLAETSITTLWPWKVRELAEKDSENGVFKLLRSDVTRFLTTILIATTVLNIGATALVTKAATTIFGEAGVSAATGVMTVAVLLLTEITPKSIAVHHPTEVARFVVRPVAWLSVVLYPVGKVATYLSNGMLKLLGLKGRSEPYVTEDELKLMLRGAELSGAIEEEEQDMIENVLEIKDTHVREVMTPLIDVVAIDARATLVDFHNLWVTHQYSRVPVFEERVDNIVGIAYAMDLLDNVQKGDILETSTVGDMAHKPAYFVPDSMSVWNLLREFRIRKVHMAVVLNEYGGTVGLVTLEDVVEEIVGEIFDENDSKEEIDKKTGYIVMRTEGVYDVDANTSIDQLSDDLNIKMPEGHQYETVSGFICEAFGYIPRTGETVKVVLEKANRKEHGEFTEGESDRQDQEEKHQILKLEILAGNARKVSAIRFELVNNDDDSTVEAKDVTRLIPKIMKRKWSGDVNGNDTNFDEVNCSEEGEHSGSNVNGEHDESVVGGQNET, translated from the exons ATGGATGCACTATCCGAAGCATCCGCACTCACTCGATTGTCATTCTTTTCTGCTCCCAAGCGCTCACTTCTACTCGTCTCACATTCTCACTCTACCTTCTCGACCAGGAACAATATTCGCTCCACACACCTGCATTTCACTGCTCCTTTTCCAGCCAATTGCACTTCCTCCTTGCTTGGAAGAAAACTATTTTTTGCAAACCCCCCAAGAAATGAGGTCTTTCTtcatggaagaagaagaaatagagatCGCTTCAGACCAATTATGGCCAAATTCGTCGACGGACAGGAAACGTCGGAGATGGTTGAGCAATTCAATAATAATGGAACCACTCAAGTTTTGGTGAAACGTGGAATTGTCTTGGCTGCCATTTTCTGCGGGGTCTTGGTATTAGGGTGCCGGAAAGTGTTCGCAGTCGAGGGTGTTGCCACTGCAGGTTATGATGCTGTAGGGCGTACTAAATTGTTGTTAAAGGGTAGTTGGCCCAAGATTTTTCAGGTTCTTCTAGTTCTAAAAGAACAAGGCTTAATTCTAGCTGCTCTTTTGGGTCTCTCTGCGTTTTTCTCATTGGCAGAAACTTCAATTACCACTTTATGGCCATGGAAG GTGCGGGAATTGGCTGAAAAAGACTCAGAAAACGGCGTCTTCAAGTTGCTTCGAAGTGATGTTACTCGATTCCTTACGACCATACTTATTGCAACAAC GGTATTGAACATTGGTGCAACTGCACTTGTTACAAAGGCAGCCACAACTATATTTGGTGAAGCTGGAGTAAGTGCAGCTACTGGGGTGATGACT GTTGCTGTTTTGCTTCTCACTGAAATCACTCCCAAAAGTATAGCAGTTCATCATCCAACAGAAGTTGCTAGATTTGTG GTCAGGCCAGTGGCTTGGCTTTCCGTGGTATTATATCCTGTGGGAAAAGTTGCAACTTATTTGTCGAATGGGATGCTAAAACTGCTTGGTCTGAAAGGAAGAAG CGAACCATATGTTACTGAAGATGAATTGAAGTTGATGTTGCGAGGAGCTGAATTAAGTGGAGCTATTGAAGAGGAAGAACAG GACATGATTGAGAATGTATTGGAGATAAAAGATACTCATGTTAGAGAAGTGATGACACCTCTCATTGATGTTGTGGCCATTGATGCTAGAGCAACCCTTGTTGATTTTCACAACTTGTGGGTGACTCATCAGTACTCCAG GGTGCCTGTTTTTGAAGAGCGTGTTGACAATATAGTTGGCATTGCATATGCAATGGATCTTTTGGATAATGTTCAGAAG gGGGATATCCTTGAAACATCTACTGTAGGAGATATGGCTCACAAGCCGGCGTATTTTGTTCCTG ATTCAATGTCGGTCTGGAATCTTCTCAGAGAGTTCCGTATTAGGAAAGTTCATATGGCTGTTGTCCTCAACGAGTATGGTGGAACAGTTGGA TTGGTTACTCTTGAAGATGTGGTTGAGGAAATTGTTGGTGAAATCTTTGATGAGAATGATTCTAAG GAGGAAATTGACAAGAAAACTGGCTATATTGTGATGCGAACTGAGGGAGTTTATGATGTGGATGCAAATACATCGATTGATCAACTCTCAGACGATCTTAATATCAAAATGCCTGAG GGCCATCAGTATGAAACTGTGTCCGGTTTTATCTGCGAGGCTTTTGGATACATCCCAAGGACTGGTGAGACGGTTAAAGTGGTTCTAGAGAAAGCAAACCGGAAAGAGCATGGTGAGTTTACAGAAGGAGAATCTGACCGCCAAGATCAGGAAGAAAAACATCAAATCCTTAAGCTTGAG ATATTAGCCGGTAATGCCAGGAAGGTGAGCGCAATTAGGTTTGAACTAGTAAATAACGACGATGATTCGACAGTGGAGGCAAAAGATGTGACGCGCTTGATTCCCAAGATCATGAAAAGGAAATGGAGCGGCGACGTGAATGGCAACGACACGAATTTCGACGAAGTGAATTGCTCTGAAGAAGGCGAGCATTCCGGTAGCAATGTAAATGGCGAACATGACGAATCTGTTGTTGGTGGTCAAAATGAAACATAG
- the LOC124941557 gene encoding transmembrane emp24 domain-containing protein p24beta2-like, with protein MKSRLFKFVVFLSLAILSTTTLQAVSGIRFVIDREECLSHNVQYEGDSVHFSFVVIKSEGAWHYAPEGVDLVVKGPNGDQIHDFRDKISEKSEFVTRHKGVHRFCFTNKSPYHETVDFDVHEAHFSYHDPHAKDEHFNPLLEQISKLEEALYNIQFEQHWLEAQTDQQALVNEKMSKRAIHKALYESAALVGASVVQVYLLRRLFERKMGMSRV; from the exons ATGAAATCCCGCCTCTTCAAATTTGTTGTCTTCTTATCTCTCGCTATTCTATCGACCACCACCCTGCAAGCTGTTTCTGGGATCAGGTTTGTCATTGACAGGGAAGAATGCTTATCACACAATGTTCAATACGAAGGCGACTCCGTTCATTTCTCCTTTGTCGTCATTAAGTCCGAGGGAGCATGGCATTATGCTCCCGAGGGGGTTGATCTTGTG GTGAAAGGACCTAATGGTGATCAGATACATGATTTTCGGGACAAGATAAGTGAGAAATCTGAATTTGTTACACGACATAAAGGAGTTCATCGGTTCTGCTTCACCAACAAGTCACCTTATCATGAAACTGTAGATTTTGATGTACACGAAGCCCATTTCTCCTACCATGATCCCCATGCAAAAGATG AACACTTTAACCCTTTGTTGGAGCAAATATCCAAGTTAGAGGAGGCTCTATACAACATCCAATTCGAACAACATTGGCTAGAGGCTCAGACTGACCAACAGGCTCTGG TAAATGAGAAGATGAGCAAAAGGGCAATTCACAAGGCATTGTACGAGTCAGCTGCTCTTGTTGGTGCCAGTGTTGTGCAAGTTTACCTTCTTAGACGCCTTTTTGAGAGAAAGATGGGGATGTCAAGGGTTTag
- the LOC124941784 gene encoding ER membrane protein complex subunit 8/9 homolog, with protein sequence MGSGEVRYVIAQNAYIKLILHAIKHKTSAVNGILLGRFSSSSDTDPLVEITDSVPLFHSQIGLLPPLEIALNMTEEFYSAQGLSIVGYFHANERFDDFELSNVAKNIGDQIHRYFPQSALLLLDNKKLEALPKSKERSPVMQLYSRDASRWKLLGSGDGSSSRFTTKEPTANILLLDYISSEKWNDIVDFDDHLDDISKDWVNADLFSK encoded by the exons ATGGGATCCGGAGAAGTACGTTATGTGATCGCACAGAACGCGTACATCAAGCTCATCCTCCATGCCATCAAGCACAAGACCTCGGCCGTCAACGGTATACTCCTTGGCCGCTTCTCCAGTAGCAGCGACACCGACCCTCTTGTGGAGATTACCGACTCTGTCCCCCTATTCCACTCTCAGATCGGCCTCCTCCCTCCCCTCGAAATCGCATTGAATATG ACAGAAGAGTTCTACTCCGCTCAAGGACTCAGTATTGTCGGTTACTTCCATGCTAACGAGAGATTCGATGATTTCGAGCTAAGTAATGTTGCCAAGAACATTGGGGATCAGATACATCGCTACTTCCCCCAATCTGCCCTGCTTCTG TTGGATAATAAAAAGCTTGAAGCTTTGCCAAAAAGCAAGGAAAGAAGCCCTGTGATGCAG CTTTATTCAAGAGATGCTTCAAGGTGGAAGTTGCTGGGATCTGGTGATGGTAGCAGCAGCAGATTCACCACAAAGGAACCAACAGCAAACATATTACTATTGGATTACATTTCATCAGAAAAGTGGAATGATATAGTTGACTTTGATGATCACCTGGATGATATCAGCAA GGATTGGGTGAATGCAGACTTGTTCTCCAAGTAA
- the LOC124942288 gene encoding peptidyl-prolyl cis-trans isomerase FKBP16-1, chloroplastic isoform X2: MEGKVVLWQVSGGAACDKSFVRTSHATNNFQNKITFTKYMGSVPPCLPVPAVNIPRRSFLGFLAITPFLLNLSPVLGAPSPENDQAKVIRTMKLDSGVRLQDIVKGEGLEARGGDLVELNYVCRRSNGYFVHSTVDQFSGESNPVILTLDENKIIKGLMEVLVGMKIGGKRRALIPPSVGYINEKLQPIPDEFGPRRSLLSHTSEDLIFEVQLLKVL, translated from the exons ATGGAAGGAAAAGTAGTGTTATGGCAAGTTTCCGGTGGAGCGGCATGTGATAAGTCATTTGTTAG AACCAGCCATGCCACCAACAATTTCCAAAACAAGATTACCTTTACCAAGTACATGGGTTCCGTACCACCTTGCCTGCCAGTGCCAGCAGTAAATATTCCAAGAAGGTCTTTTCTGGGGTTTCTGGCTATCACCCCCTTTCTTCTGAATCTCTCTCCGGTTCTTGGTGCTCCATCACCAGAGAATGACCAGGCAAAAGTAATCCg GACCATGAAGCTGGACAGTGGTGTGAGATTACAAG ATATAGTTAAAGGAGAAGGGCTTGAAGCCCGTGGAGGAGATCTGGTAGAATTGAATTATGTGTGTAGGCGATCTAACGGATATTTCGTGCATAG CACTGTAGATCAGTTCAGTGGTGAAAGCAATCCTGTTATACTAACTTTGGATGAGAATAAG ATAATAAAGGGACTAATGGAAGTATTGGTGGGCATGAAGATTGGAG GCAAGAGAAGAGCTCTTATACCTCCGTCAGTGGGGTACATAAATGAGAAATTGCAACCAATTCCGGATGAG TTTGGTCCTCGACGCAGCCTTTTGTCTCATACAAGTGAGGATTTGATATTTGAAGTACAGCTATTGAAAGTACTGTGA
- the LOC124942288 gene encoding peptidyl-prolyl cis-trans isomerase FKBP16-1, chloroplastic isoform X1 produces the protein MEGKVVLWQVSGGAACDKSFVRTSHATNNFQNKITFTKYMGSVPPCLPVPAVNIPRRSFLGFLAITPFLLNLSPVLGAPSPENDQAKVIRTMKLDSGVRLQDIVKGEGLEARGGDLVELNYVCRRSNGYFVHSTVDQFSGESNPVILTLDENKIIKGLMEVLVGMKIGGKRRALIPPSVGYINEKLQPIPDEFGPRRSLLSHTSEDLIFEVQLLKVLKGSTQQ, from the exons ATGGAAGGAAAAGTAGTGTTATGGCAAGTTTCCGGTGGAGCGGCATGTGATAAGTCATTTGTTAG AACCAGCCATGCCACCAACAATTTCCAAAACAAGATTACCTTTACCAAGTACATGGGTTCCGTACCACCTTGCCTGCCAGTGCCAGCAGTAAATATTCCAAGAAGGTCTTTTCTGGGGTTTCTGGCTATCACCCCCTTTCTTCTGAATCTCTCTCCGGTTCTTGGTGCTCCATCACCAGAGAATGACCAGGCAAAAGTAATCCg GACCATGAAGCTGGACAGTGGTGTGAGATTACAAG ATATAGTTAAAGGAGAAGGGCTTGAAGCCCGTGGAGGAGATCTGGTAGAATTGAATTATGTGTGTAGGCGATCTAACGGATATTTCGTGCATAG CACTGTAGATCAGTTCAGTGGTGAAAGCAATCCTGTTATACTAACTTTGGATGAGAATAAG ATAATAAAGGGACTAATGGAAGTATTGGTGGGCATGAAGATTGGAG GCAAGAGAAGAGCTCTTATACCTCCGTCAGTGGGGTACATAAATGAGAAATTGCAACCAATTCCGGATGAG TTTGGTCCTCGACGCAGCCTTTTGTCTCATACAAGTGAGGATTTGATATTTGAAGTACAGCTATTGAAAGTACT GAAGGGCTCAACACAACAATAG
- the LOC124942740 gene encoding sufE-like protein 1, chloroplastic/mitochondrial, whose protein sequence is MSIPTTSTTFRLFSCKFLLHSLLLPPKSPILSFTTSSSSSYASKFPIFRSISMERLSLSPPFSSPTPDLQPLQEQEEEQQLPPKLQEIVRLFQAVQEPKSKYEQLLFYGRNLAPLDDQFKTIENKVQGCVSQVWVRAFFDSHKNVVFEADSDSVLTKGLAALLVQGLSGRPVEDILRVSPDFVTLLGLQQSLTPSRNNGFLNMLKLMQKKALQLYAQSDKEAEVGDENSGQQNLVGDDSSQFESNNSGGGGGEDNNGGTGSSSSSSSSVVEENDKEEEDSGVKLGSRGERIKHKLMKELKPIDLGIDDISYQHAGHAGVRGQVGGETHFNVRVVSSEFEGKSLVKRHRMVYALLQDELQNGLHALSIVAKTPDES, encoded by the coding sequence ATGTCAATTCCTACTACTAGTACTACTTTTCGCCTCTTCTCCTGCAAGTTCCTTCTGcactctcttcttcttcccccTAAATCCCCAATTCTCTCATTtacaacatcatcatcatcatcttacGCCTCTAAATTTCCCATTTTCAGATCCATCTCAATGGAAAGACTCTCACTATCTCCTCCTTTTTCGTCCCCAACCCCCGACCTTCAACCActgcaagaacaagaagaagaacaacaacTCCCTCCCAAGCTTCAAGAAATAGTTAGACTCTTCCAAGCCGTACAAGAACCCAAGTCAAAGTACGAACAGCTTTTATTCTACGGTCGAAATCTCGCCCCTCTTGATGATCAATTTAAAACCATAGAGAATAAGGTTCAAGGCTGCGTTTCTCAGGTCTGGGTCAGGGCTTTTTTCGACTCACACAAAAACGTAGTCTTTGAGGCCGATTCCGATTCGGTTCTCACTAAAGGGCTAGCCGCCCTTTTGGTGCAGGGTCTGTCCGGCCGGCCGGTGGAAGACATTTTGCGGGTTTCGCCGGATTTCGTGACGCTTTTAGGGCTGCAGCAGAGCTTGACTCCATCTAGAAATAATGGGTTTTTGAATATGTTGAAGCTGATGCAGAAGAAAGCTTTGCAGCTCTATGCGCAATCCGACAAAGAAGCTGAAGTGGGTGATGAGAATTCCGGTCAACAAAACTTGGTTGGGGATGATTCTTCTCAATTTGAGTCCAATAATAGTGGAGGAGGAGGGGGTGAAGATAACAATGGTGGAACTggctcctcctcctcctcctcctcctcggTGGTGGAAGAGaatgataaagaagaagaagattcggGTGTGAAGCTTGGGAGCAGAGGGGAGAGAATAAAGCACAAATTGATGAAGGAATTGAAACCAATTGATTTAGGAATCGACGATATATCGTATCAGCATGCGGGGCACGCGGGTGTTAGAGGGCAGGTTGGTGGGGAGACTCATTTCAATGTGAGAGTTGTGTCAAGTGAGTTTGAAGGGAAAAGTTTGGTTAAGAGGCACAGAATGGTCTATGCTCTGTTGCAAGATGAATTGCAGAATGGCCTACATGCTTTATCCATTGTGGCCAAGACACCAGATGAGTCATAA